ACTTGAATATAATGAGTTAGGTAGTATCTATAAAAGTTCATTGAGATTTTTAAAAAAATTACCCCATCAGCTTGTATCAGATTGGATAGATTGTTTAGGTGATATTAACAAATTTAACAAAAGACAATCTTACAAACGATTTGAATCACTTAAAGAAATATTTGAAAAAATATTTGGAAAAGAACTTGATTGGGAAATAAAAAATGTAAACAGAAATATAACTGATAATGGAGTTGAAAGTTTACAAGTTGGTATTTGGAAAATAAATGGTAGAGAGTTCAATTATCTTCAGTTTTCTGATGGTGAAAAAAGTCTCTTTGCATACGTCTTAATGTTTTTCTTAATGTCACAAAACAAAGACATACGATTAAAAGATAGTATATTAATAATTGACGAACCTGAATTGCATCTGCACCCTGATGCAGAAATTGACTTAATAAATGGTATAAGAACTATTATCAATGAAAATGGTCAACTATTTATCGCCACACATTCATTAAACATTTTATCTCATTTAAATTATGAAGAAGTTTTTATGGTAAAAGATGGTCTTATAAAACATCCATCAAATACTATACAACGTGAAGCATTAAGTGAGTTGATGAAAATTGAAGAACGAGTTCTAAAATTAACAGAATTTTTAAACTCCATTTCAGAATGGGCTTATGTACAATTTATGATCGAATGTTTTACAAATCCAGAAGTAATTGAAGTTGCTAAAAAAAATGACCCACAAGTAATGTCTCTTAAAGATATTGTGAATAATACTGAAGGTATTAAAAAATCCCTCCTGCTTGATTTTGGGGCAGGTAAGGGTCGTCTTTATGAGCAAGTAATGCAAGACGAAAATTTCAGAAAGAAAATTGACTATTCAGCATTAGAACCTAATACAGAATTTCATACAACATTAAAAACTAAAGGCGTTAAAACAATTTATGAATCTTATGATAAGATACCAAATCATAAATTTGACTTTGTTGTACTATGTAATGTATTACATGAAATTGACATTACCGAATGGATACCAACACTAAACAAAATAATTGACTCTTTAAAAGATAATGGTTCTCTCATAATTATAGAAGCTAAGCACCTTAAAAAGGGAGAACAAATAGATTACTCAGGATACTTACTATTAGATGAAAGTGAATTAAAAATATTGTTTGGTTTAAAAGAGAATCCATCAACACTAACTCGTAAAGATATTTCTGATAATATAACATGTGTTTTAATTTCCAAAAATAAGTTAAAGCCATTAACTAATAATAATCTATTAAATACTATACAAGCTTTAGAAGAAAATACTCTGAATAAAATACAATCAATAAGGGAATCGAAAAATGATGATATATCCCATAATAAAAAGGGAAGAACCACTGCATTTCTATCACAATTACATATTAATTCGAGACTTACGCTTAAACGATTACAACAAATCTCTCAAAAATAATTATGAGCAATACATTTAGACACAACGCTAGTTTTGGTAAACGCATGGAGTATTTTGTAATTAGTAAAATGCTTGAGCAAGGACTTGATGTTTATATTCCCCTTATTGACGACTTTGGTATTGATGCTATTGTTAGGAAGAAGGACGATTCGTTTGTGGAACTGCAAATCAAAGCCCGTTCAAAATATGTTGCGTTTGGTGACGCTGCTCTTTTTGCAGCAATCACTCACGAACCAAGAAAGAATTATTATTTTGTTTTTTACTCTCAACGTATGGACAAAACATGGATACTTTCTTCAAAAGAATTTATTACCGAAGCCCTCCAAAACAAAAGTGGAAAGAATGAAGGCAAACGTTCAATTTGGTTCAACGGGAAAAACACTAAGCTAAAACTTGAACATCCGCATCCACGATTTAATAAGTATCTTCACATCAACTTTGATATATTTAAATAACTAAATACTTACAATTAGTGCTCCGCTAGAGCGAGCGGATGTTCGCTCCAATGCAAATAACATTTTATTGAATCCTTTCAGGGTTCTCTCGTTGTTTGGCTCTTTTGCCCGCAGGCTGCACCTGCGGTATTGGTATTATGTTCCTTCGTGGTAAGCAAAATAAACAACTGTTATAAATAAGCCGCCAATGCCTGCGAGAGTTCTTGGGCGTTTACCACGCCTGCCTGTCGCCAGAGTATTTTGCCTTGCTTAAATAATATGAAGGTAGGTATGCTTTGTATACCATAAGTAGCAGCTACGGCCTGGTTTTTATCTACATCTACTTTAATAATGGTCAATTTATCGCCTACCTGCTTTTTAAAGTTTTCCAATATGGGTTTCATGGCATGGCAAGGGCCACACCACTCGGCAAAAAAATCGACCAATAAAGGTTTATCTGCTTGTATTAATTCGCTAAAGCTGGCCATGTTGTTTTTATTTTGTTTTATGGTTTGCCGGGTGGTAGCTATACCCTACTTAATCTTATTCTGCAAGCTACTCCATGCGCCACCGTTGTATACCTGTGTATAGCCATTTGATTTTAAAATAGATTTGGCGGAAGCACTGCGCATGCCGGAAGCACAGCAGGTAATAATGGGTTGGTTTTTATCTTTAAACTGAGACAACTTGCTGCCTATTTCGTTTACGGGTATATGTAACGAGCCGGGTATATGTCCGCTGGCATACTCTGCTTTGCTGCGTACATCTATAATTACAGCTCCTTGTTTTACCAGTTCGGCATAGTTAACAGCAGGGCCTAAGCCTAACATTTTTTTTATAGCGTTTATCATCGTTGTTGAATAGTATATGGTTTATTTTTTAATAATATTGGCAAATAATACGCCCATGAAAGCACCATACAAGGTACTGTTTATGGGTTTGGAAGTAATAGCACAGGTGCCCGAAGCACAACCTATATAATAGTAATAGGCATAACCTAAAGCCGCTCCTGCTACCAAGCCTATTAAACTCCACATGTATTTGCGCAAATAAAGCATAATGAAAGGGTATTGTTTAGTTATTTTTTCTTACGGGTGGAGAAACCTATGGTATAATACAGCGGGCAAAAATTAATGAGGCTGGTAAATAATAAAACACCTGTTAAGGCTCCTAATATTAAAGCGGTGGCTCCATTGATAGCATTGGTAAAATACAAGATGGCTACTATTACAGCCGATAATGCCCTGGCTATTCTGTCGGTATTGTTCATATTTGATTTCATAGTGGTAAGGGGGTTATGCTTAGTCAAATATAGGGGTATGTTTGCCGGCTTTTTGTTATATATGTTATTTTATTTGTTGATAGTTGTTGGCTTACCGATATGTCGTCCCTAAAGGGACTGATGGGTATAGAGCGTGTGTTACCTGTTACCGATGTTTCGTCCCTAAAGGGACTGATGGGTTGTGTTTGTTTTGGTGACGGAGTGTTACCGGGGTATCGTCCCTAAAGGGACTGGTTGGGGGTAGCACGTGAGTTACCTTACCGATATGTCGTCCCTAAAGGGACTGATTGGTAAACCTGCGTATGAATAGTCCCATAGGGACGACCTATTGGTATTGACCGACTGCAACGGTATTCACATAAGTCCCTTTAGGGACGAAACATTGGTATAGCCAAGCTACTAAAGAACGCACTTAAGTCCCGTAGGGACGAAACAGTGGTGGAAATAAAAAATTGGTTGGGACTATACTGCATAAAAAAAGCTTGCCTTTTTGGGCAAGCTTTTTTGTTTGTATATTTTATAAGGTTATTAGCAAGCTTCTATTACGATAGCTGAAGCGCCACCGCCACCGTTGCAAATACCGGTAACACCTATTTTACCTTTTTCTTGTTGTAATACATGAACCAAAGTAGTTACAATACGTGAACCGCTGCTTCCCAGTGGATGACCAATAGCTACTGCACCTCCGTAAACGTTTACTTTTTTAGGGTCGATATTTAATAGCTGCGTATTGGCAATACCTACTACTGAAAATGCTTCGTTTAGTTCAAAGAAATCAACATCTTTAATATCAATACCTGCTCTTTTTAATGCTATTGGCACTGCTAATGCAGGCGCAGTGGTAAACCACTCTGGTGCTTGTGCGGCATCGGCAAAACCTAATATTTTAGCCAATGGTTTTAAGCCTAACTCTTTTACTTTGGCTCCGCTCATTAACACCAATGCGCTTGCTCCATCGTTTAAGGTAGAAGCATTGGCAGCTGTTACGGTTCCGTCTTTTTCAAATACGGGTTTTAACGTTTTTACTTTATCGAAGTTTACTTTGGTATATTCTTCATCGGTACTTACCCAAATGCTGTCTTTACCACGTTGTGGTATTTCAACAGGCACTATTTCTGCATCGTATTTTTTTGCCTGATGTGCGGCTGCAGCCAGGGTATATGATTGAATAGCGAAATCGTCTTGCGCTTCGCGGCTTATGTTCATTTCGCGGGCACATAATTCGGCTGCGCTACCCATGTGGAAATTGTTGTAAACATCCCACAAACCATCTTTTACTAAACCATCGGTTAAAGTACCGTGGCCTAATTTATAACCTGTGCGTGCTTTGTCTAAATAGTAAGGTACGTTGCTCATGCTTTCCATACCACCGGCTACTACTACCTCGTTAATACCGGCCATAATGCTTAAAGCGCCTTCCATAATGGCTTTGGAGCCCGAAGCACATACTTTATTGATAACGGTGGCGGGAACGGTGTTGGGTATACCTGCAAATATGCTTGCTTGAGTGGCAGGTGCCTGACCTAAATTGGCTCCTAATACATTACCCATAAATACTTCCTGTACTAACTCAGGCGCAATGCCTGCTTTGCTAAGCGCACCTTTAATAGCTGCTGCTCCTAATTGTGTGGCTGAAACGCTTGCTAAACTACCATTGAATGAACCAATTGGCGTGCGCACTGCCGATACGATATAAACTTCTTGCATGATTTGTTTATTAAATTTTGTGGGGCGAATTTATATTTATAATACGAAGTTGAAAGCTATTTTTTAAAATTTAACCCACTGATTAACAACAAGGAATTATGGTCAGGAATAAAACACGGGTATCGGGTGTTGGATTCGACCTCTTCAAGGTCAATTGAATGGGTTGTTGTGTATTGGTTATTCCTATTTGACCCCGTTTGGGGTCAGGGAACTATTAGTGGAGCATATTTCGGCTTCGCTCAATATACAGAAACATTTATGTGGAGGCAATGACTCCGAAGGAGTCTAATATGAATAAAAAGACTGTTCTCTCCAAAAACATACGACCCTGAAGGGGTCGAACAAACCGATTATGTTGGTTATAAATATTCGACTCCCTTCGGGGTCGGATNNNNNNNNNNNNNNNNNNNNNNNNNNNNNNNNNNNNNNNNNNNNNNNNNNNNNNNNNNNNNNNNNNNNNNNNNNNNNNNNNNNNNNNNNNNNNNNNNNNNAACCGTTTGTCGTTACGCTATTGGCTATTCATATTTGACCCCGTTGGGGTCGGGAACTATTAGTGGAGTATATTTCGGCTTCGCTCAATATACAGAAACATTTATGTGGAGGGAACGACTCCGGAGGAGTCGAATATGAATAAAAATGCTGCTCACTGCAAAAAACATACGACCCCAAAGGGGTCGAATAAACCTGGCAATTGTATTGGTTATAAATATTCGACCCGCTTCGGGGTCGGATAACCGTTTGTCGTTACGCTATTGGCTATTCATATTTGACCCCGTTGGGGTCGGGAGATTGGTTGTGGTGTTGGGTTATTGATATTTGACCCCTTCGGGGTCGTTGGGTTGTTGTTTCGGTCTGTTTGTAAAAGGGTGTGATATCAAAAAAAAGGCTGCCTTTGGAGGCAGCCTTTTTTATTGTTATCGGGTTATTGATTGGGTTAAAATACGAGTGTTACCCCGGCCAGTCCGTTGAAGCCATATACATCGTAATTGGTCCAGCGTTTGTAACGGGCGGCAGCCATATTGTTCAGGTTTATAAATATGGATATGCTTTTGTTGTAACGGTAATCTATACCCATGTTTAAATCAACAAACGGGTCTAACTTAATTTTTGAAACGGCATCCTGATTACCTGCATTTGGATTGGATAAACCGCCTGTACGCTCGCCTACATAAAATATATCGGCACGCAGTAAAAACTTATCGCCTAAGTTGTAGGTGGTGTTTAATTTGGTTTCGGTGCTTGGGCGGCTATACGGATTGGCTAGCTTGCTCATGCTATAGCCATAGTATTTGCTTACCAAGCCTAAACGCCATTTCTCCCCTACCTGATAGCTCACATCGGCACTTAAAGTAGTCAGGGTTACGTTGCCATTGTCGTAAATGGTTTTTTGGCGGTTAAAGGTATCTTGTATGTAAAACAATAGGTCGTCTATATTGGCAATGGAAGCATGTAAGGCGTAGTTAAAGTTATCGGCAAAGTTGCCCTTTAAGCCTACATACATTTCAAACTTGTTATTGGTATTTTGGTACGATGGATAACGCACAAACGGGTTTTCGGTAGTAATGCTGCGCATGGTGTTTACTTGTAAATTACCGGTAACACCACCCAATACAGTCAGCTTGCTTGGTATTAAGTGGTAGGCTGCTTCGGCTACGGGATAAAAGTAGTTTTTGGCATCGGTACTATCGGCAAACAAAGAGTAGTTAAACCCTGCTTTGATATAGAAATTATCATCGCCAATGTTTATACGTGGGTTAAAGGTAAAGGTGCTGCGTTGCATACTGGTGCCATTGTTTATATTGCTTATGCTGTTAATGGCAGTATATAATTGAAAAGGTATATCGCTAATGCTTTTGCTAAAGTTGCCGCCCAGCTTAAAGTTATGTTCGGTTAAATCGTAGCTGTTGCTTATGTTATAATAGTTTACATCTACTTTATAATTCAAGCTTGCGGTATCAGCCTTTAAGTTTTCTAAGCTGATATTGATATCGAACAAATTGTATATGTTTTTAAGGGTATCTTCTTTTACGGCTAAGCCATCAGGATAACCGTAATTGTATATAGCATTCCGGTAATATAAAGCGGAAGCGCTCAATACTGATTTATCGAACATACGTTTGGTATGCATGCCAATGGTATTGTTACTAAAATTATTGTAATCCCTATCGCCAGTCGATGAAAGGTGCTTGTAGAATATACCGTTGTTCCATGTTTTGTTGCGTACGCTGTTGTAATATATTTCGGCCAGTGGGGTTAAGTAGTTACCAAAACCTAAGCGCATATAATTGTTTTTTAGCTTGGGCAATAACATAGTACCTAAGCTAATGGGCTTTATGGTATAAATGGTTGGCTCTATACTGGTATTTAAATCGGGCACCATATAGTTAAAAGTAGGCTTGGTACTTTTTGGTTGCTCGGGGTTTGGGTTAACCGGAATTTTGATGGATTCGGATAAGGTGGGTACATACCTTACGGAAACATTTAATCCATCGCGTAAGGTGTCCTGCTGCGCAATGGCTTGTAAAACCAACAGGTTTAATGCTATAATGATATATAATTTAATAGTTTTCATTGTCAATTTGATTTAAGTGTTTGGCTATAATTAATCGCGGCTTTTTACTCTCTCTTCTATTTTCTTTTTCAAATCGGTTTTCACGCCTGCCTCTTCGGCCTCTATCTGTTTCAGCTTTTCTTCGGCTGTTAGTTTTAAATCGGGCTTACTGGTTTCGTCTATTATACTTTGTAGGGTTGCCTTGGCCTGAAAATAATCTTTTTGTGCCCAGTAGATATCGGCCATCAGTATAAAACCTTTTACTACCCATGTTTCAAATGCACTGTAAGTATCGTTCAGCTCATTGATGCTTTTGGTGCTGGCTTTATAGTCTTTATGTATAAACTGTATTAGGGCTATATTGTATTTGGATTCGGCTGCTATGGCTAAATTTATATTGGGCGATGTGCCTTTGTTTTCTTTTAACAGGTAGTTGAATTCGGGTAAAGCGCTATCGGGCTTGTTGTTGTTTATATAGTAACGGGCTATGTTTAATTTGGCATCCTGCAAACCTTCTTTGGTGGCTATGCCTGAATTTAAATAGCGGAAGGAAACTTGTGTGGCTGTATCCATTTTTTGTAATATGGTGGCGCAGCGCAACTGGCCTAATAAGGCTACCTGTAAATTGTTTTTGTTACCGGCTATACGCTCCAGGGCTGCATAGTATTCAAATGCTTTTTCGTAGTTTTTACGCAGGTAATAAATAACGGCACACTGACGTGTACTGCGTTCGGTATTGTCGCTGCGTATGTTGTTAGCGGTATATTCATAACCTACCAATGCATCGTCATAGGCTTTTAAATAGTAATCGCTTTCGGCTTTGAAGTAATATACTTTTGCTGTAAAGTAACCTCCGGCAAAACGGGTTAGGTAGGTGGCAAATCCCCTGCTGGCTTTCACATATTCCTTACCTGCTTTAACGGTATCTTTTTGCTGCAATGCATTTACGGCTGCCTGGTAGTTTACAAAGGCTGACTGAAAGGTTAATGAATCTTGTGCCGAAGCTGACTCTATTACATTGGGTAATCCTTTGATGATGTTTAAATAGGTTTCGCTTTCGCCTTTGCCCACTAGTATGTTTTTCAGTATGACTAAACCTTGTCTTGCTTCATCGGTACCGCCATAGGTGGTAGCCAAAGTGGTCATGGTTGTAATGGCTTCTTCATCGTTACCCATATTAAACAGGGTTAAGCCTTTGTTTACATACGCTTTCCTGATAAAGGCACTACGCGGATAGTTATTGATTATATTGTTAAAGCCTTTTAAAGCTTCGCTCAGGTTTTCGTTTTTTAATTGCTCATCAGCTCTTTCGTAAATAGCATCGTCAATAAATGTTGATTTTGGAAAACGCTCAATTAAGGTGGTCAGGGTTTGTATTTTTTCGTTTGGTTTTTTTATTACACCTTGTATCATGGCTTTTTGGTAAGTAGCATAATCGCTGCCATTCAAATCTTTATTGATTACTAAATTATAATACTCTATAGCCTTGGTGTAATTGGCACTGGCAAAATAACAATCAGCGGTACGTGTTACGGCATCGGTATATACTTCGGGGTTGGTCATTTGTGCATCGTGCTCTACGTATTTTTTAAAGTACTCTATGGCATTGTTATAATCTTCGGTTTTTAAATACGCATATCCCAAGCTGTATAATGATATATTGTAAAAACGGGTGGCTTTAAACTCTTCTATTTGTTGTGCTTTTTTAAAGTGGATAACGGCATTGGCATAACCTGTTTCTTTATAAGCCATTTCGCCTAACCAAAAGTGACTTAAACCCACCATTTGCTTATCGTAGCTGCCTGCACCAATTACTTTGTTAAAATACTCAGATGCTTGCTTGTAGTCGTTTTGCAAATACAGCTCTTCTGCACGGTAGTAATATACTCTTTGTAAAATGGTTAAATCTTTATCGTCCTTATCGGCTATGCTTTCCAGTATTCTAATGGCTTCTTTATAATTTTTACTGGTCAGCAATAAATTACTGATTAAACTTTTTGCTTCGGTTATGTAAGTTGATTTAGGGTACTTTTCAATAAATGAGCTTAAGCCTGCTAAAGCCCCTGTGTTTGACGACAAATCGTAACCCAGCTTAGCGGAGTTAAACAATGCTTCCTCATTTATTTTGCTTATAAAACCTAAAGCATACGCTTTATCGAAAGCACTGCGTGCATTTGGTTTTTTATCTACCGCTAAATAGGTGGTGCCTAATTGCAGATAAGCATACTGGGCTAAGGTATCTTTTTCATCGGTTACTTTTAAATAACTATCTATGGCTTTATCGTATTGCTTATTGGTTTTGTAAGCATAAGCCAAGCGGTAATAATCGTTGCGGGTTGGTGCGGTTGGTGCTTCGTTGGTATATTTTTCCAGGTAAGGTAATGCCTTTTGGTAGTCGCCTAAAATAAAATACGATTGCCCTAACATACCTGCTACATCTATAGCCACGTCTTTATTGGTTATGGTATCGCAGTAGGCTATTACCTGATTGTAATCTTTTTTAGCAAAGTAAATTTGCGCTACGTATACGTTGCTTAACGGACCAAATGTTTTGTTGTGTTTTATGCGTCCAAAATGATCTAACGCTTCATCGTAATTGTTTTGCCTGTAAGCTACATAACCGTAGTAGTAATTGGTGGCATCGTAATACTTGGTCTTTTCGTCTTTTATGTTTTTAAAAGCTTTTTGTGCTTCGTCAAACTGATCCATTTTAAAGTTGCTGTAGCCTTTTACAAAATAAAACTCCAGTAAGTCGTTGCCTGATAAGCTGGCCTCGGTAACTTGGTTTAAGTAAAACACAGCTTTCTTGTTGTCTTTATTGCGGTAATAGTACCTACCCAACTGGTATTTAGCCAGCACAGCTTTGTTGTATTGTGGATAGTTTTTAACAATAGCTAACAGCAGTTTTACTGCATCGGTATTGGCTAATTCCATGGCACAAGTAGCTGCATAGTATTTAGCGTTTACCAGATACACTTCGTCTTTACAACGCTCAGCAAACATGTTAAAATGTTTTTGTGCGGCTGCATATTTTTCTTTGTCAAAAAGCTCTAAAGCCCTTTGGTAAATGCGGGTTTCATCTTCGTAAACAGCAGTTCGCTGTGCACTTATCTGCGTGGGATTGAAAGTAAAAACAAGTATAAACAACCATAAAAAAGGTATATACTTTATATAGGATTTACATTTATTGAACATAAAATTGGTTTGATTTATAATTAAAAAATAACATCCAAATGTAACTGCCTTTTACAACTTGATAAACACAGCTATTTTGTGAGTGTATAGTTTGTTGTGCAATTGATTTTCGCAAGCATAAAAAAGGCTGTTAACTTGTGAGTTAACAGCCTTTTTAGTATGTGGTTATATTCTTATTTACCAAACAAACCTTTTAGTTTTTTCTTGGCTTCTTCTTCCAGTTGTTTTTTAGCTTTATCGGCCTCGGCTTTTGCTTTGGCTTCTGCCTCTTTTTTCAATCTGTCGGCTTCGGCTTTTCCTTTTGCTTCCAGTTCTTTTTTCTGTTTCTCCACTTCAGCTCTGGCTTGGTCTTCCAGCTCTTTCTTTTTGCGGTTTACTTCATCGCTTAACTGGTTTTTTAAACTGCTTGCTTCGTTTTTAGCAATATCGGCTAAATTGGTGCTTACAGTTGGTTTGGTAAATGTACCGCCAATGGTTAAACCTACATTGATTATTTCGTTCAGCTTCACATTGGTTCCGCCTTTTTGGTTTAACTGTGCTAATGCACCATCAATGGCCGCATTGGCTCCACCTAAATCTTTACGTGGTAAAGCCATGGCTCCTGTATAATCTATGGTTTGGTCTAAACCGGTTGAACCACCTAAGGTTAATGTTTTACCTGCTACTTTTACCGGGAATGGTTTGGTGTATACTCTGCCTCCTTTTACTTCGTATTTAACCAATACATTGTTTAGTTCCAGCTTGCGTAATTCATCGCGTTTCAACGCATCGGCTAATTTATTAAATACTTCTACATCGCTTACCGAAGCATGCGGTATTTGTAAGTCGCCCGATGCATATAACTTATCGTACACGGGTTTCATTTTACTGTCTAATTCAGTTGTAAATTTAAATACGGTAGTGCTGAATGTACCTTTCATTTTCTCCGCAATTGGTGCTATTTTTTTAATGGTGTTAAAGGTTGCAAATGCTTTTTGAATATCTAAATCTTTTATACCAAAAGTCATATCAACCGTTGGTTTTTTAGGATTGGTTGTTTCGTAATAACCATCCATGCTCATGGTACTGCCTAACAGGTTTAAACCTATTTTATTAAAGGCTAATTTTTGGTTGGCTACTTTTACAGCTCCTTTAAAGTTGGTAATCTCCATATTGGTGTAAAGTAATTTGCCAATGCTGCTGGTTAATGTAAAATCAATGCCTGCAGGAATTTCCACTACGCTCATACCGGCTGTATCGGCAGCGGCATTAGTTGGTTTGGCTTCTTCTTTGCTTAAAAACTGGTTAGCATCCATTACATTACTTTTAAAGTTCAGGTTTCCAACAAGGGTACCTTTTCCAACAAAGTATGGGAAAAAGTTACTTAAATCGCCATTCATTTGCATATCGCTATTGCCTATGGTAGCATCAAAATTACTTAAGGTAACTAACTTAGGATTGAATGCCAATACAGCGGTTTTTAAATTCATACCCTGTGGTAACTCTTTTGATTGGTAGGTAATACCACTGGCTGCAATGGTTCCGCTTGCACTAAAGTTTTCGAAATCTTTATTTTCAATAGCACTTACTTTTCCTTTGGCTGCAAAGTCGGAAGTAATTAATCCGCCTAGCTTAGTTCCTTCGGGCATAGGCACAATTTTCACTATATTATTTAAATTCAATTTACCTTTTAATTGCGCATCTATA
The nucleotide sequence above comes from Bacteroidota bacterium. Encoded proteins:
- a CDS encoding AsmA family protein; this translates as MKKIIKISFIVIGVLLLAAIALPFMFKGKILAMAKEEANKSINAKVSFSDDIGLSLFKSFPNFTVSIKDFKLVGINEFEGDTLIALNELEATLDIMSVINGGQIQIRKVFLDEPRIHAIVLSDGKANWDIAKPSADTAQQTPSAEPSKFDVSLKVFEIKNGYISYIDKAGNMSSEIEGMNYTLKGDFTQDLFTMNHDLDITKLTYAMANISYLSKVHATVKAEVEANMKDMKFTFKDNQFGLNDLMFGMDGFVAMNGDDINMDIKYAAKKNDFKDFLSLIPAIYSSSFKDIQSKGKLGFDGFAKGTYNDKQLPAFAFNLLVEQGWFKYPALPAPVENVGIKLSVTNPDGNLDNTKIDLSSLHFELQGDPFDAKLLATNPIKDPFIDAQLKGKLNLNNIVKIVPMPEGTKLGGLITSDFAAKGKVSAIENKDFENFSASGTIAASGITYQSKELPQGMNLKTAVLAFNPKLVTLSNFDATIGNSDMQMNGDLSNFFPYFVGKGTLVGNLNFKSNVMDANQFLSKEEAKPTNAAADTAGMSVVEIPAGIDFTLTSSIGKLLYTNMEITNFKGAVKVANQKLAFNKIGLNLLGSTMSMDGYYETTNPKKPTVDMTFGIKDLDIQKAFATFNTIKKIAPIAEKMKGTFSTTVFKFTTELDSKMKPVYDKLYASGDLQIPHASVSDVEVFNKLADALKRDELRKLELNNVLVKYEVKGGRVYTKPFPVKVAGKTLTLGGSTGLDQTIDYTGAMALPRKDLGGANAAIDGALAQLNQKGGTNVKLNEIINVGLTIGGTFTKPTVSTNLADIAKNEASSLKNQLSDEVNRKKKELEDQARAEVEKQKKELEAKGKAEADRLKKEAEAKAKAEADKAKKQLEEEAKKKLKGLFGK